In the genome of Photobacterium sp. TY1-4, one region contains:
- a CDS encoding outer membrane protein transport protein, whose translation MNKNKITLSLAAALALGFSANTTAAGFQLAEYSATGLGRAFAGEAAMADNASAQFRNPALLSYLEGTQLSIGAIYVNPNVDIKGSATPHQANGNLTGASVNSNADDFAHGAVIPNFFLSHQLNDKWAVGLALATNYGMETELPGEFRGTQFGNEAMVKSVEINPNLAYQINDQWHIGGGVRYVLGEGHFGAVSSADTYNANRELVLKKGTTLKYMEGDDTAWGWQLGTVWQINDAHRIGLNYRSAVDFTLEGHAEGAAFRLKPGQQLPGSMDLTLPATAELSSFHQLSDKLAIHASFNWTDWSSFDKLSADINSIGLVDIKEENWEDNYRLAVGTTYQLNNKTVLRGGVAYDTSAVNDTNRTLTIPETDRLWLSTGVGYQWSERLTMDAGFTYIFAEEAPVNEPRNGIASDASSVPFGGTYQGNIQGNIWLVGIQANYRF comes from the coding sequence ATGAACAAGAATAAAATCACACTTTCTTTAGCCGCTGCGCTGGCCCTGGGCTTTAGCGCCAATACCACTGCTGCCGGTTTCCAGCTGGCCGAATACTCGGCCACTGGCCTGGGCCGTGCATTTGCCGGTGAAGCCGCGATGGCCGACAACGCCAGTGCGCAATTTCGAAACCCGGCGCTGCTGTCTTACCTGGAAGGCACACAGCTTTCCATCGGGGCAATTTATGTCAACCCGAATGTTGACATCAAAGGTTCCGCCACCCCACACCAAGCGAACGGCAACCTGACCGGCGCATCAGTCAACAGCAATGCCGACGATTTCGCTCACGGTGCGGTGATCCCGAACTTCTTTCTGAGCCATCAGCTGAATGACAAATGGGCGGTCGGCCTGGCCCTGGCCACCAACTACGGCATGGAAACCGAGCTGCCAGGTGAATTCCGAGGCACCCAGTTCGGCAACGAAGCCATGGTGAAGTCGGTCGAGATCAACCCGAACCTGGCTTATCAAATAAATGACCAATGGCACATCGGCGGCGGCGTCCGTTATGTGTTGGGTGAAGGCCACTTTGGTGCCGTCAGCTCAGCCGACACCTACAACGCAAACCGTGAACTGGTCCTGAAAAAAGGCACAACCCTGAAGTATATGGAAGGGGATGACACCGCCTGGGGCTGGCAACTGGGGACCGTCTGGCAAATCAATGATGCCCACCGCATTGGCTTGAACTACCGTTCAGCCGTGGATTTCACTCTGGAAGGCCATGCTGAAGGTGCCGCCTTCCGCCTGAAGCCGGGTCAGCAACTGCCGGGCAGTATGGATCTGACGCTGCCTGCAACCGCAGAACTCTCCAGTTTCCACCAGCTGAGCGATAAACTGGCGATCCATGCCAGCTTCAACTGGACCGACTGGAGCAGCTTTGACAAGCTATCTGCCGATATCAACTCCATTGGCCTCGTGGACATCAAAGAAGAGAACTGGGAAGACAACTACCGCCTGGCGGTGGGGACCACTTACCAGTTGAATAATAAAACCGTGCTGCGCGGCGGTGTGGCGTACGACACCTCAGCGGTGAACGATACCAACCGTACCCTGACCATCCCGGAAACCGATCGCCTGTGGCTGAGCACCGGGGTTGGCTACCAATGGTCAGAGCGCCTGACCATGGACGCTGGCTTTACTTACATCTTTGCCGAAGAAGCACCGGTAAACGAGCCACGCAATGGCATTGCTTCCGACGCAAGCTCGGTTCCGTTCGGCGGCACTTACCAGGGCAACATCCAGGGCAACATCTGGCTGGTCGGGATTCAGGCCAACTATCGTTTCTAA
- a CDS encoding OmpP1/FadL family transporter: MNKKRLFTKSVVAMAVAVSSQQALAAGFQLNAQSATGLGRAFAGDAVIADNASAMARNAAAMSLFDAPALSLGINAIDTDIEVKNTTYSKVLPLGDSQVGDTSYAPNIYYIHPINDKWTVGTGLYSNFGTKTEFDDNFAGNEFGGLTDVKSINLALSTSYRINQAWSVGAGLDVIYGEGKLQRTNKKLEAGIAQKIGVQGPLLDIDADGFALGWNVGTVYEYNDDNRFGLSYRYSPDLKAKGDMQYQLGGGDISHEKLIMPLPDMAEFSGFHQLNELFAVHYSVQWINWSEFSQLETTGNKVLNRYEWQDGWHYALGGTYTMNKDWTLRAGYMYDTSAQDQLTSISVPDSDRQWLSGGFTYHLDAKSNIDVGVTYLMGKDVEAVETNGITSVNATTRANALLYGVQYSRSF, translated from the coding sequence ATGAATAAGAAGCGTCTGTTTACAAAATCAGTCGTGGCCATGGCGGTTGCCGTGTCCTCACAACAAGCCCTGGCAGCGGGCTTCCAGCTTAACGCCCAATCCGCCACCGGCTTGGGCCGCGCCTTTGCCGGTGATGCGGTGATTGCCGACAATGCATCTGCGATGGCAAGAAATGCCGCGGCCATGTCGCTGTTTGATGCGCCGGCCCTGTCGCTGGGTATCAACGCCATTGATACGGATATTGAAGTCAAAAATACCACCTACAGCAAAGTACTGCCGCTGGGCGACTCGCAAGTGGGTGACACGTCCTACGCGCCAAATATCTACTACATCCACCCAATCAATGATAAGTGGACTGTCGGTACCGGCCTGTACTCAAATTTCGGCACCAAAACCGAGTTTGATGACAACTTTGCCGGGAACGAGTTTGGCGGCTTAACCGATGTGAAAAGCATCAACCTGGCGCTGAGCACGTCTTACCGCATCAACCAAGCCTGGAGCGTGGGTGCCGGTCTGGATGTGATCTACGGTGAAGGTAAGCTCCAGCGCACCAACAAAAAACTGGAAGCCGGTATCGCCCAGAAAATTGGGGTTCAGGGACCCCTGCTGGACATTGATGCAGATGGTTTCGCGCTGGGTTGGAACGTCGGTACGGTTTATGAGTACAACGACGACAACCGCTTCGGCCTGTCCTACCGCTACAGCCCGGACCTGAAAGCGAAAGGCGACATGCAATACCAACTGGGTGGCGGCGATATCAGTCATGAGAAACTGATCATGCCACTGCCGGATATGGCGGAGTTCTCTGGTTTCCACCAGCTGAACGAGCTATTTGCCGTGCACTACAGCGTTCAGTGGATCAACTGGAGCGAGTTCAGCCAGCTGGAAACCACCGGCAATAAAGTCCTGAACCGCTATGAGTGGCAAGACGGCTGGCACTACGCGCTGGGCGGCACTTACACCATGAACAAAGACTGGACGCTACGCGCCGGTTACATGTACGACACCAGTGCTCAGGATCAGCTGACGTCAATTTCAGTACCGGATTCAGATCGTCAGTGGCTCTCCGGCGGCTTTACCTACCACCTGGACGCCAAGTCAAACATTGATGTCGGGGTCACCTACCTGATGGGTAAAGATGTGGAAGCAGTTGAAACCAACGGCATCACCTCGGTGAATGCAACAACCCGTGCCAATGCCTTGCTGTACGGCGTTCAGTACAGCCGTTCGTTCTAA
- a CDS encoding DUF3379 domain-containing protein codes for MDDLEFRRRLLADPNDNSQEMLAAKNASPANRQLADELLQLDAKLDQLLKVDVPDDLADRILFHQSGQPENNRSKIRFHLAIAASIAFVFGLFLGQFHQQWLPGSAQGADVIAQIALEHIYNEAPFVDHVDESVSLQQVNAKLTPFGAELTELGAHVYYVNHCGFGGKNALHMVMAGQGGKVTVFVVPEKSPAVSAFNDNQLQGVVMPLQETSLIVVGSKGQDVMPIAKRLKTDLQQKI; via the coding sequence ATGGACGATCTTGAATTCCGTCGTCGTCTCCTGGCCGATCCGAATGACAACAGCCAGGAAATGCTTGCAGCCAAGAATGCTTCGCCAGCCAATCGCCAACTTGCGGATGAATTGCTGCAGTTAGATGCCAAACTCGACCAACTCCTTAAAGTCGATGTCCCGGACGATCTGGCCGATCGGATCCTGTTCCACCAGTCCGGCCAACCGGAAAATAACCGCAGCAAGATACGCTTTCATTTAGCGATTGCCGCCTCGATTGCCTTTGTGTTTGGTTTGTTTCTCGGCCAGTTTCATCAGCAATGGTTACCGGGCAGTGCCCAGGGCGCCGATGTCATCGCCCAAATTGCACTGGAGCATATCTACAATGAGGCCCCGTTTGTCGACCATGTCGACGAATCCGTGTCCCTGCAACAGGTCAATGCTAAACTCACCCCGTTTGGCGCTGAGCTGACCGAGCTCGGGGCGCATGTCTATTATGTCAATCACTGCGGTTTCGGCGGTAAAAATGCCCTGCATATGGTCATGGCCGGCCAAGGGGGCAAAGTGACGGTGTTTGTCGTGCCGGAAAAAAGCCCGGCGGTCTCTGCGTTTAACGACAACCAATTGCAAGGGGTCGTGATGCCCCTTCAAGAAACCAGCCTGATCGTGGTCGGCAGCAAAGGACAAGACGTGATGCCGATTGCCAAACGGTTAAAAACTGACCTACAGCAAAAAATCTAA
- a CDS encoding sigma-70 family RNA polymerase sigma factor, with product MMKQFFRKKKADASVSVDMNKQRRYEALVRAWHRDLYRYAYWLCHDPHIAEDLVQETCLRAWRSLDSLHDDKAAKSWLITILRRENARRFERKQLDLVDIDDYAIADTKHQGGDLDAEQQLLHREIMKLAPEYREPLVLQVMAGFSGDEIAEILDLNRNTVMTRLFRARNQLKEQIEKLSERRGQHNGRS from the coding sequence ATGATGAAGCAATTTTTCCGAAAGAAAAAAGCGGATGCCTCGGTCTCTGTAGACATGAATAAACAAAGACGCTATGAAGCCCTGGTCAGAGCCTGGCATCGGGACTTATATCGCTACGCCTACTGGTTGTGCCATGATCCCCACATCGCGGAAGATCTGGTGCAGGAGACCTGTTTGCGCGCCTGGCGATCACTCGACAGCCTGCACGATGATAAAGCCGCGAAGTCCTGGCTGATCACGATTTTGCGCCGTGAAAACGCCAGACGATTCGAACGCAAACAACTGGACTTGGTTGATATTGATGATTACGCCATCGCAGACACCAAGCATCAGGGGGGCGACCTCGATGCCGAGCAACAACTCCTGCACCGGGAGATCATGAAGCTGGCACCCGAGTACCGCGAGCCATTGGTGCTGCAGGTGATGGCGGGATTCAGCGGCGATGAGATCGCCGAGATCCTCGACCTCAATCGCAACACCGTGATGACGCGCTTGTTTCGCGCCAGGAACCAGTTAAAAGAGCAAATTGAAAAATTATCCGAACGGAGGGGTCAACACAATGGACGATCTTGA
- the fadI gene encoding acetyl-CoA C-acyltransferase FadI produces the protein MTRLQNLTIRQGERIAVVSGLRTPFARQATAFNGVPALDMGKMVVNEMLQQMDFDPKLIEQVVFGQVVQMPEAPNIAREIVLGTGMNIGTDAYSVTRACATSFQAAANVAESIISGTIDIGIAGGADSSSVLPIGVSKQLAATLLALSKAKTMGKRLKLLSKLSMKDLMPVPPAVAEYSTGLSMGQTAEQMAKTHGITRQEQDALAHRSHTLAAQAWNDGLIRDEVITAFPEPYRQWIDKDNNIREDSSLESYAKLRPAFDRKFGSVTAANATPLTDGAAVILLMREGRAKELGLKPLGYIRSYAFAAIGVEQDMLMGPSYATPLALDRAGLSLSDLTLIDMHEAFAAQTLANVKMFGSKKFAEEKLGRSQAIGEIDMDKFNVLGGSIAYGHPFAATGARMITQTLRELQRRGGGFALNTACAAGGLGAAMILEAE, from the coding sequence ATGACACGTCTCCAGAATCTCACCATACGTCAGGGTGAGCGCATCGCCGTTGTCAGCGGATTACGGACCCCGTTCGCCCGCCAGGCCACGGCTTTTAATGGCGTCCCAGCCCTGGATATGGGGAAAATGGTCGTCAATGAAATGCTGCAACAAATGGATTTTGACCCGAAACTGATTGAGCAGGTGGTCTTTGGCCAGGTGGTGCAAATGCCGGAAGCGCCGAACATTGCCCGGGAAATCGTGCTGGGCACCGGGATGAATATCGGCACCGATGCCTACAGCGTGACCCGGGCCTGTGCTACCAGTTTTCAGGCGGCCGCCAACGTCGCGGAAAGCATCATCTCCGGGACGATTGATATCGGGATTGCCGGGGGGGCAGATTCCTCTTCCGTCTTGCCGATTGGGGTGTCCAAGCAGCTGGCAGCGACGTTGCTGGCGCTGAGCAAAGCGAAAACCATGGGCAAGCGCCTCAAGTTGCTCAGCAAGCTGAGCATGAAAGATCTGATGCCGGTACCACCTGCGGTTGCGGAATACTCGACGGGCCTGAGCATGGGACAAACGGCCGAGCAAATGGCCAAGACCCACGGCATCACCCGTCAGGAGCAGGACGCGCTGGCACACCGCTCGCACACCCTGGCAGCCCAAGCCTGGAACGACGGCCTGATCCGCGATGAAGTGATCACCGCATTCCCGGAGCCGTACCGCCAGTGGATCGACAAAGACAACAATATTCGGGAAGACTCCAGCCTGGAATCCTATGCCAAGTTGCGTCCGGCGTTTGACCGCAAGTTCGGCTCCGTGACGGCCGCGAACGCCACCCCGCTGACCGACGGCGCAGCGGTGATTCTGCTGATGCGCGAAGGCCGGGCCAAAGAGCTGGGCCTCAAGCCGCTCGGTTACATTCGCTCTTATGCGTTTGCTGCGATTGGCGTCGAGCAGGACATGCTGATGGGACCATCGTACGCCACGCCGCTGGCGCTGGATCGCGCGGGCCTGAGCCTGTCGGATCTGACCCTGATCGATATGCACGAAGCCTTTGCGGCGCAGACCCTGGCCAACGTGAAGATGTTCGGCTCGAAGAAATTTGCTGAAGAAAAGCTGGGCCGCAGCCAGGCCATCGGTGAGATTGATATGGACAAGTTCAATGTCCTCGGTGGCTCGATTGCCTATGGTCACCCGTTTGCGGCCACCGGCGCGCGCATGATCACCCAAACCTTACGTGAGCTGCAACGCCGTGGTGGCGGTTTTGCGCTGAACACCGCTTGTGCCGCAGGGGGCCTGGGCGCTGCAATGATCCTGGAGGCAGAATAA
- the fadJ gene encoding fatty acid oxidation complex subunit alpha FadJ translates to MTEHASAFSLSYADNGVAWLKVDVPEEKMNTLQSAFVEQVSEVLAELKTKTDVKGLVVYSGKPDNFIAGADIRMLDACTTAEEAEQLATQGQELFDALESLPFHVVAAIHGPCLGGGLELALACHSRVCSDDDKTRLGLPEVLLGLLPGSGGTQRLPRLIGVANALDMILTGKQLRAKKAKKLGVVDESVPLSILLDIAEKQALKPKPKRKHTFQEWALGGNALGRSLVFDQAAKKTRQKTRGNYPAADAILEVIKYGLQSGLDKGLRLEAKRFGELVMSPESAALRSIFFATTAMKKETGSEAEPGTISRVGVLGGGLMGGGISHVTAVKAGYPVRIKDIANDGLLNAMAYNYKLLDKKRKRRIISKADLQKQMLSITGGTDHTGFNQVDVVVEAVFEDLNLKHQMVREIEQHAKPETIFATNTSSLPIHQIAEAAERPAQVVGLHYFSPVEKMPLVEVIPHAGTSPETVATVVALAKKQGKTPIVVGDKAGFYVNRILAPYMNEAANVLLGGEPIEHLDTALLDFGFPVGPITLLDEVGVDIGAKIMPILVNELGDRFQGPDVFETLLNDGRKGRKSGKGFYLYNSKKKSVDKSVYKLLNVQPEKKADAKTIAMRCTLMMLNEAARCLDEGVIRSPRDGDIGAIFGIGFPPFLGGPFRYMDQLGAARVVELLNEYTNKYGQRFKPCDKLVAMASENQRFYD, encoded by the coding sequence ATGACCGAACACGCATCCGCATTTTCTTTATCTTATGCTGACAACGGCGTGGCCTGGCTGAAGGTCGATGTGCCGGAAGAGAAAATGAATACGCTGCAGTCCGCCTTTGTTGAGCAGGTCTCCGAAGTGCTGGCTGAGCTGAAAACCAAGACCGACGTCAAGGGCCTGGTGGTCTATTCAGGCAAGCCGGATAACTTTATTGCCGGGGCCGATATTCGCATGCTGGACGCCTGTACCACGGCCGAAGAAGCTGAGCAGCTGGCCACCCAAGGACAGGAGCTGTTTGACGCCCTGGAGTCGCTGCCGTTTCACGTAGTTGCGGCAATCCACGGCCCGTGTCTGGGCGGTGGTCTGGAGCTGGCGTTGGCCTGTCACAGCCGGGTGTGCTCAGATGATGACAAGACCCGTCTGGGCTTGCCAGAAGTCCTGTTGGGCCTGTTGCCGGGCTCGGGCGGTACTCAACGCCTGCCGCGTTTGATTGGCGTCGCCAATGCGTTGGATATGATCCTGACCGGCAAGCAGCTGCGCGCCAAGAAAGCGAAAAAGCTCGGCGTGGTGGATGAATCCGTGCCGCTGAGCATTTTGCTCGACATTGCTGAAAAGCAAGCGCTGAAGCCGAAACCGAAACGCAAGCATACCTTCCAGGAGTGGGCGCTGGGCGGCAATGCGCTGGGCCGCTCGCTGGTGTTTGATCAGGCGGCGAAGAAAACCCGCCAGAAGACCCGCGGCAATTATCCGGCGGCCGATGCCATTCTGGAAGTGATCAAGTACGGCCTGCAATCGGGACTGGACAAAGGCCTACGCCTGGAAGCCAAGCGCTTCGGCGAGCTGGTGATGTCGCCGGAATCGGCGGCCCTGCGCAGCATCTTTTTTGCCACCACGGCGATGAAAAAAGAGACCGGTTCCGAGGCTGAGCCGGGGACTATCAGCCGCGTCGGCGTGCTGGGCGGCGGCCTGATGGGCGGCGGGATCAGCCATGTGACGGCGGTGAAGGCCGGCTATCCGGTGCGGATCAAGGATATTGCCAACGACGGCCTGCTCAATGCCATGGCTTACAATTACAAGCTGCTGGATAAAAAGCGCAAACGCCGCATCATCAGCAAGGCGGATTTGCAAAAGCAGATGCTGTCGATCACCGGCGGCACGGATCACACCGGTTTTAACCAGGTTGATGTGGTGGTCGAAGCGGTGTTTGAAGATCTGAACCTCAAGCACCAGATGGTGCGTGAGATTGAGCAGCACGCCAAACCGGAGACCATTTTTGCCACCAATACGTCCTCATTGCCGATCCATCAGATCGCAGAAGCGGCTGAGCGTCCGGCGCAGGTGGTTGGGTTGCATTACTTCAGCCCGGTCGAGAAAATGCCGCTGGTGGAAGTGATCCCCCATGCCGGGACTTCGCCGGAGACAGTGGCGACTGTCGTTGCGCTGGCGAAGAAGCAGGGCAAGACTCCGATTGTGGTCGGCGATAAAGCCGGGTTCTACGTCAACCGGATCCTGGCGCCTTATATGAATGAAGCGGCCAATGTGCTGTTGGGCGGTGAGCCGATTGAACACCTGGATACAGCGCTGCTCGACTTCGGCTTCCCGGTCGGCCCGATCACCCTGCTGGATGAAGTCGGTGTGGATATCGGCGCGAAAATTATGCCGATCCTGGTCAATGAGCTGGGCGACCGTTTCCAGGGGCCGGACGTGTTTGAGACGCTGCTTAACGATGGCCGCAAAGGGCGCAAGAGCGGCAAGGGCTTCTACCTGTATAACAGCAAGAAGAAGTCGGTCGATAAGAGCGTGTATAAACTGCTGAATGTGCAGCCGGAGAAAAAAGCCGACGCGAAGACGATCGCGATGCGCTGTACGCTGATGATGCTCAATGAAGCTGCCCGCTGTCTTGACGAAGGGGTGATCCGCTCACCACGCGACGGCGATATCGGAGCGATTTTCGGCATCGGGTTCCCGCCGTTCCTGGGCGGTCCGTTCCGCTACATGGATCAGCTCGGCGCAGCCCGGGTGGTCGAGCTACTCAATGAATACACCAATAAATATGGTCAGCGCTTCAAGCCGTGCGACAAGCTGGTCGCCATGGCTAGCGAAAACCAGCGTTTCTATGACTAA
- a CDS encoding Fis family transcriptional regulator: MRKQDKKTDNQLRAVLTNVCDAALNTCDGFLWLTHVVNYANFPDSLKIVCVFETNAQLANFTSGTHQAQLNTLIQNQLGSMGIRLKSIARHVIYDSEENCDRQHQGNWAKRLQ, from the coding sequence GTGCGAAAACAAGATAAGAAAACAGACAACCAGCTCAGAGCCGTACTGACCAATGTATGCGACGCCGCTCTGAACACCTGCGACGGCTTTCTGTGGCTGACCCATGTGGTGAACTACGCCAATTTTCCGGACAGCTTAAAAATCGTGTGCGTGTTCGAGACCAATGCGCAGCTCGCCAACTTCACATCGGGTACACATCAGGCGCAGCTGAATACGCTCATTCAGAACCAACTCGGTTCGATGGGGATCCGCCTCAAGTCGATCGCCCGGCATGTCATTTATGACAGTGAAGAGAATTGCGACCGGCAGCACCAGGGCAACTGGGCCAAACGACTTCAGTAA